The following proteins come from a genomic window of Nitrosopumilaceae archaeon AB1(1):
- a CDS encoding branched-chain amino acid ABC transporter permease, whose product MIDPIFADAVVFSSLLALLSIGLTMTYLTTRVPNFAHASFATIGVYIALIVTRVWDSNPYASIPLAFIISGLTAVALYIFILKPLARRGASQAIQMIATLAFDLIVIALLNITADYIIRTYRVLSREFTLRSYDGEFLGLPLVIFVAPITIAILLIILHIMLKKTKFGIAMKASTENEDLAGIVGINVKRIYIVSWLIGGGLAGIAGSLLSMWFQGDPNLGPMLIPGIFAASIVGGFFSIYGAIAGGILIGLTEILGTRFLAGEFGSWILAYRPLIPLIFIVVTLLIAPRGLAGINWSRLRRNESRA is encoded by the coding sequence TTGATAGATCCAATTTTCGCTGATGCGGTAGTTTTCTCAAGTCTCTTGGCGTTGTTAAGCATAGGATTAACCATGACATACCTTACAACTAGAGTTCCTAATTTTGCTCATGCATCTTTTGCAACAATTGGTGTATACATTGCATTAATTGTAACTAGGGTTTGGGATTCAAATCCATACGCCTCAATTCCTCTAGCATTTATAATATCTGGATTAACAGCGGTTGCTTTGTACATATTCATTTTAAAACCACTTGCTAGGAGAGGTGCATCTCAAGCAATACAAATGATTGCTACACTTGCGTTTGATTTGATAGTTATTGCTCTGCTAAACATAACAGCAGATTACATAATAAGGACATATCGTGTTTTATCAAGAGAATTTACACTACGAAGTTATGATGGAGAGTTTCTAGGTTTACCCCTTGTGATATTTGTCGCTCCAATTACCATTGCGATATTATTAATCATTTTACATATAATGTTAAAGAAGACAAAATTTGGTATTGCAATGAAAGCATCTACAGAGAATGAGGATTTAGCCGGAATAGTTGGGATTAATGTCAAACGAATTTACATAGTATCATGGCTTATTGGTGGAGGTCTTGCAGGCATAGCCGGATCACTATTATCGATGTGGTTTCAAGGAGATCCAAATTTAGGTCCAATGCTGATACCGGGTATATTTGCAGCAAGTATAGTTGGTGGGTTTTTCAGCATTTATGGTGCAATAGCTGGCGGCATATTAATTGGATTAACAGAGATTTTAGGAACACGATTTTTAGCCGGTGAGTTTGGGTCATGGATTCTTGCATATCGTCCATTAATTCCACTTATCTTTATTGTAGTTACCCTCTTAATTGCTCCGCGAGGTTTGGCAGGTATTAATTGGTCTAGGTTGAGGAGAAATGAGTCTAGGGCCTGA
- a CDS encoding ABC transporter ATP-binding protein yields MSYLSIQKVSKSFGGHTVLNGVDMEIDAGRIYQLIGSNGSGKTTLINIISGLFPLDSGRIIFNGKDITNTSLLDTFKSGLVRTWQIPQPFTSLTTLENFLVASKGNIGESILGPLNLQWKKNEREIMNNASQVLKMVDSDQKVDTKSQNLSGGQLKLLELGRALMSKSKMILMDEPIAGVNPTLAHTIFKKISEICKKQKITFLIVEHRLDISLQYVDHVFALDEGKIIVDGKPDDVINHPKVVESYLGK; encoded by the coding sequence ATGAGTTATTTGTCTATACAAAAAGTCTCTAAAAGTTTTGGTGGTCATACAGTGCTGAATGGTGTAGACATGGAAATTGATGCAGGTAGGATATACCAACTAATTGGTTCTAACGGTAGTGGAAAGACCACACTAATCAATATAATATCTGGCCTCTTTCCATTAGATAGTGGTAGAATAATCTTTAATGGTAAAGATATTACAAACACAAGCTTGCTTGATACTTTTAAATCTGGTCTGGTTCGTACATGGCAGATACCACAGCCATTTACTAGTCTTACAACCTTGGAAAATTTCTTGGTAGCTAGTAAAGGGAATATTGGTGAATCTATTCTGGGACCTCTAAATTTACAATGGAAGAAAAATGAAAGAGAAATCATGAATAATGCTAGTCAAGTATTAAAGATGGTTGATTCTGATCAAAAAGTAGACACAAAAAGCCAAAATCTTAGTGGAGGACAATTAAAATTACTTGAACTTGGACGTGCGTTGATGTCTAAAAGTAAGATGATCCTTATGGACGAACCAATAGCAGGTGTTAATCCTACTTTGGCACATACTATATTTAAAAAAATTTCAGAGATTTGTAAAAAACAAAAAATTACATTTCTAATTGTAGAACATAGACTAGACATCTCACTACAATACGTGGATCATGTGTTTGCGCTAGATGAGGGGAAAATTATAGTTGATGGCAAACCTGATGACGTCATTAATCATCCCAAAGTAGTAGAGTCATACCTGGGGAAATAA
- a CDS encoding peptidylprolyl isomerase, with protein sequence MTSAQIITNQGSITFTLLPDLAPETVRNFTKLAKDGFYNDTLFHRVIPGFMIQGGDPNTKTDNKASWGQGGPGYTINAEFNPKSHLRGVVSMARSTDPNSAGSQFFIVTTDSVFLDKQYTAFGEVTEGMDTADKIVKLPRDGNDCPNQQEAKIEKITIIE encoded by the coding sequence ATGACTAGCGCTCAAATAATTACTAATCAAGGTTCTATTACATTCACATTATTACCTGACCTTGCTCCAGAAACTGTACGTAATTTTACCAAATTGGCCAAAGATGGATTTTATAATGATACACTTTTTCATAGAGTCATACCAGGATTTATGATCCAAGGTGGAGATCCGAATACAAAAACTGACAACAAAGCAAGTTGGGGACAAGGAGGACCCGGTTATACTATAAATGCAGAATTTAATCCAAAATCACACCTACGTGGAGTTGTCTCTATGGCACGTTCAACTGATCCAAACAGCGCAGGCTCACAATTCTTTATTGTGACAACAGACAGTGTATTCCTTGATAAACAATATACTGCTTTTGGTGAAGTAACTGAAGGTATGGATACTGCAGATAAAATTGTAAAACTTCCACGTGATGGAAATGATTGTCCAAATCAACAAGAGGCCAAAATAGAAAAAATTACAATTATTGAATAA
- a CDS encoding LPXTG cell wall anchor domain-containing protein encodes MIYVLIFSLMLSGIIITDVSAQNSIFDQKFSDVKFLDAYFGTTIEKIEVSPGDTNVPFTILFANVGTIDITGIKGVLSTHSHFSPSGTIQFTADQTSNPLAGDTFSLTFFVDISEYANIVSYPGSVQLEYSRIRESGTRTSSISFDFRITGEGILEVSTPDLFLSSLENNNVTIIINNSGTAIASGIEVELQNTQTESSTMTNLENVVISNTYWNLGDSAPDSSREFLVQVYVPSSIKDQTFRAPLLISYVNAHGDLKEIVRAVDFFIHGKQDLSIYDLQIIKLSDQPTLIGEIINEGNEDALFGFVTIQPLGNSQLQESTIFIDEIEVDSPTPFNIPLKFEGDFQEGDHDIKIIVRYKDNMRSEYFVTELTTITLQPLQNTSDDQQGNLIWIIILVIIAAGILLLIRKKRPSCSILHLNKK; translated from the coding sequence ATGATTTATGTTTTAATATTTAGTTTAATGTTATCTGGTATAATAATTACTGATGTATCAGCACAAAATTCAATATTCGATCAAAAATTTAGTGATGTAAAATTTCTAGATGCATATTTTGGTACCACTATTGAAAAAATCGAAGTAAGTCCAGGGGATACAAATGTGCCATTTACTATATTATTTGCAAATGTCGGTACAATAGATATAACAGGAATTAAAGGAGTGTTATCAACACATTCACATTTTTCTCCTAGCGGTACTATACAATTTACAGCCGATCAGACATCAAATCCATTGGCAGGCGATACGTTTTCACTTACTTTTTTCGTTGATATATCTGAATACGCAAATATTGTATCATATCCTGGATCTGTACAACTAGAATATTCTAGAATACGAGAATCAGGAACACGAACATCTTCTATATCTTTTGATTTTAGAATTACAGGAGAGGGTATCTTGGAGGTTAGCACGCCTGATTTGTTCCTAAGTTCACTTGAGAATAACAATGTCACCATTATAATTAATAATTCAGGTACTGCTATTGCATCTGGAATAGAGGTTGAACTGCAAAATACTCAGACAGAATCGAGCACCATGACTAATTTAGAGAATGTGGTGATTTCAAACACGTATTGGAACTTGGGGGATTCAGCTCCGGATTCATCTAGAGAATTTTTAGTACAAGTGTATGTTCCTAGCTCCATTAAAGATCAAACATTCAGAGCTCCACTCTTAATCTCATATGTGAATGCACATGGAGATTTAAAGGAGATAGTCAGAGCTGTGGATTTCTTTATTCACGGCAAACAAGATCTATCCATTTATGATTTGCAAATAATAAAACTATCAGACCAGCCAACTTTGATCGGAGAAATAATTAATGAAGGTAACGAAGATGCGTTATTTGGATTTGTCACTATACAACCACTTGGAAATTCTCAATTACAGGAATCTACAATATTTATAGATGAAATTGAGGTTGATTCTCCAACCCCGTTTAACATCCCACTAAAATTTGAGGGAGATTTCCAAGAAGGAGATCATGACATAAAAATTATTGTAAGATACAAAGATAATATGCGCTCTGAATACTTTGTAACTGAATTGACAACAATAACTCTCCAACCCCTACAAAACACATCCGATGATCAACAGGGAAATTTAATTTGGATAATCATCCTAGTAATCATAGCTGCAGGCATTCTACTATTAATCAGGAAAAAGAGACCGTCTTGCTCAATTCTTCATTTGAATAAGAAATAA
- a CDS encoding ABC transporter ATP-binding protein, with amino-acid sequence MSFTLPRGEFVLVVGSSGSGKSTLLNMIGLLDKPTKGSVIIDGTDTSNLQDAQISSFRNEKLGFVFQFSNLLSDLTVLENVMLPKQIQDDTSNVKNTAMNLLKLVGLEDIADRSSNKISGGQAQRVAIARGLINSPVLVLADEPTGNLDSKTADVVIDLMKSTAKKLNQTFVVVTHDKSQFGDVDRIITIKDGRHSEQSFMMELRA; translated from the coding sequence GTGTCATTTACATTACCTAGAGGAGAATTTGTACTCGTAGTGGGAAGTTCTGGTTCTGGCAAGTCTACACTACTTAACATGATTGGATTATTAGACAAACCAACAAAGGGGAGTGTAATCATAGATGGTACTGATACCTCTAATCTACAAGATGCTCAAATATCTTCATTTAGAAATGAAAAATTGGGATTTGTATTTCAGTTTTCAAATTTACTATCAGACTTGACAGTTTTAGAGAATGTAATGTTACCAAAACAGATTCAAGATGATACTAGTAATGTGAAAAATACTGCAATGAATCTATTAAAACTGGTAGGACTGGAAGACATTGCAGATCGCTCCAGTAATAAAATATCAGGTGGACAGGCTCAGCGAGTAGCAATCGCTAGGGGATTAATTAATAGCCCTGTACTAGTCTTGGCAGATGAGCCCACAGGTAATCTGGACTCTAAAACAGCAGATGTTGTGATTGATTTAATGAAGAGCACTGCTAAAAAACTAAACCAAACATTTGTTGTGGTCACTCATGATAAATCACAGTTTGGTGATGTTGATAGAATTATTACAATAAAAGATGGCAGACATTCAGAACAATCCTTTATGATGGAGTTGAGAGCATGA
- a CDS encoding ABC transporter ATP-binding protein, with product MSQKVIIQAHSLNAGYVNSHILFDIDFEAKQKDITIIVGPNGSGKSTVLKTIFGLCKVYSGKIIFHDDDITGMSTHQVARRKIAYLPQINNVFANLSIKENLLMAGYTLDSDTFSQRITQIFETFPILRKFEKSKSNILSGGQRQMLGMAMALIRRPEVMLFDEPTASLSPKLAQDVLDKIKQMRDDFGITIILVEQNLTRALEMGDRVYLFANGKNVFAGKPSELIKHPDLSKLYLGIN from the coding sequence ATGTCACAAAAAGTAATAATTCAAGCACATTCCCTGAATGCAGGGTATGTAAATAGTCATATTTTATTTGATATAGATTTTGAAGCAAAGCAGAAAGATATTACAATAATTGTAGGACCGAACGGAAGTGGAAAGAGTACGGTGTTAAAGACCATCTTTGGCCTGTGTAAAGTGTATTCGGGGAAGATTATTTTTCATGATGACGATATTACAGGAATGTCTACTCATCAAGTTGCAAGAAGGAAAATTGCCTATTTACCACAAATTAATAATGTATTTGCAAATTTAAGTATTAAAGAGAATCTTCTAATGGCAGGATATACGTTAGATTCGGACACATTCTCACAACGGATAACTCAAATATTTGAAACATTTCCAATATTGAGAAAGTTTGAAAAATCTAAATCCAACATACTTAGCGGTGGTCAACGTCAAATGTTAGGCATGGCAATGGCATTAATTCGTCGTCCTGAAGTCATGTTGTTTGATGAACCAACAGCTAGCCTTTCTCCTAAACTTGCCCAAGATGTATTAGATAAGATCAAACAGATGCGCGATGATTTTGGAATTACGATAATCCTAGTTGAGCAAAATCTCACTCGTGCACTTGAAATGGGTGATCGTGTTTATCTATTTGCCAATGGTAAAAATGTCTTTGCAGGCAAGCCTAGTGAATTAATTAAACATCCTGATCTAAGTAAATTATATTTGGGAATTAATTGA
- a CDS encoding AsnC family transcriptional regulator, translating to MSTKLVQKSTKIDRYDIQILGKLLNDCRMSSRSIGSELSTGGVSVQRRIDKLLQLGVIEDWTLKIEPGALGRDAFIITSTGINKQEMLKQIKLVGEPYFVIPCIGDVIVCGIIVRDEIEQKLEIVGNFMKDFKILSVFKSSEINYNAGITKTDLQIINQLLKNPRFTASQINEKTGISSKTIIRCINKLQDNEAFQFTLKINPKKLVGYILYAIVVWTRKNNRDVLNRLNGQYSNRYVQKPFLTQDQTVIFLYAQDMFEIDDTLHEIERVDGVKRTDLFIPKEVNYTNNWIEDVIDDSKFSKFHLDYQIK from the coding sequence TTGAGTACAAAATTAGTACAAAAATCTACCAAAATAGACAGATATGACATCCAAATTTTAGGCAAATTATTGAATGACTGCCGTATGTCTAGTCGAAGTATTGGTAGTGAATTGAGTACCGGTGGTGTTTCGGTGCAAAGAAGAATTGACAAGTTGTTGCAACTAGGTGTCATTGAAGATTGGACTTTGAAGATAGAACCAGGTGCTCTTGGAAGAGACGCATTTATCATAACAAGTACTGGAATTAATAAACAAGAGATGCTAAAACAGATAAAACTTGTCGGGGAGCCATACTTTGTAATTCCTTGCATTGGAGATGTGATAGTATGTGGAATAATAGTACGAGATGAGATTGAGCAGAAATTAGAAATTGTTGGTAATTTTATGAAAGATTTCAAGATACTTTCAGTATTTAAATCATCAGAGATTAATTATAACGCAGGAATAACAAAAACAGATTTACAAATTATTAATCAATTGTTAAAAAATCCACGATTCACAGCTAGTCAGATTAATGAGAAGACTGGAATATCATCAAAGACAATAATTCGGTGTATAAATAAATTACAGGATAATGAGGCGTTTCAGTTTACGTTGAAAATAAATCCAAAAAAATTGGTTGGATATATTTTGTATGCTATAGTGGTATGGACAAGGAAGAACAATAGAGATGTTTTGAATAGATTAAATGGACAGTATTCTAATCGCTATGTACAAAAACCATTTTTAACACAGGATCAAACTGTCATATTTTTGTATGCACAAGATATGTTTGAGATTGACGATACTCTACATGAGATTGAACGTGTGGATGGAGTAAAGAGGACTGATTTATTCATACCAAAAGAGGTCAATTATACGAATAACTGGATTGAGGATGTAATAGATGACTCTAAATTTTCAAAGTTTCATCTAGATTACCAGATAAAATAG
- a CDS encoding branched-chain amino acid ABC transporter permease, whose translation MSLGPELIFLINLVAIFAIYVIINLSLNLEFGYTGIPNFGKVLAVGAGAIVLASIPGRIFAGIAGIEGNFIEDNISIISQVNIWLVDNVGIGFLVFFLTLGIAAAVGGGLGIITSYPAIRLRGDYLAISLLAFGESVRVIGNNFTPLVGGTLGTQVPDPLAFLPDGIRFPVATIGIALIALFVYIHHEKMIRSPLGRILRAVRDNETTAESLGKNTTHIRIKVIMVSAALAAIGGAVYAFYVGSTIALSYDRTSWTFWPFLMILLGGLANNKGVVVGTFIFVAIRKLIIYFKDSFEGFVPFDVVWLDFLLLGIILLLVLLYRPQGIFAEKPTPTIPFIAKPPGPSIGKKIFYFLFK comes from the coding sequence ATGAGTCTAGGGCCTGAACTAATATTTTTAATCAATCTAGTTGCAATATTTGCAATTTATGTTATAATTAATCTAAGTTTAAATTTAGAATTTGGATATACTGGAATTCCAAACTTTGGTAAAGTACTTGCAGTTGGGGCCGGCGCAATTGTACTGGCNTCAATACCGGGCAGAATATTTGCTGGAATTGCAGGTATTGAGGGGAATTTTATAGAGGATAACATTAGTATAATCTCTCAAGTGAACATATGGCTTGTAGATAATGTAGGAATTGGATTTCTAGTATTTTTCTTGACGTTAGGAATTGCAGCAGCTGTTGGTGGTGGTCTAGGTATAATAACATCATACCCTGCAATACGACTTCGTGGAGATTATTTAGCCATTTCACTATTAGCTTTTGGTGAAAGTGTACGAGTCATTGGAAATAATTTCACCCCACTTGTAGGCGGAACACTTGGAACACAAGTGCCAGACCCGTTGGCTTTTCTCCCAGATGGTATTCGCTTTCCTGTAGCAACAATAGGAATTGCGCTAATTGCTCTTTTTGTTTACATACATCATGAAAAAATGATTAGATCCCCTCTTGGTAGAATACTACGGGCCGTTCGTGATAATGAGACTACAGCAGAGTCTCTTGGTAAGAATACCACGCATATTCGAATCAAAGTAATCATGGTCTCGGCTGCACTTGCCGCGATTGGTGGTGCAGTGTATGCATTTTATGTTGGAAGTACCATTGCATTATCTTACGATAGAACAAGTTGGACTTTTTGGCCCTTCCTCATGATTTTACTAGGTGGACTTGCAAATAACAAGGGAGTTGTAGTTGGAACATTCATCTTTGTAGCAATACGAAAGTTGATAATTTATTTCAAAGACTCATTTGAAGGATTTGTACCATTTGATGTAGTCTGGCTTGATTTTCTACTATTAGGAATTATTCTGCTACTCGTACTATTATATCGCCCACAAGGAATTTTTGCAGAAAAACCGACTCCCACTATACCATTTATTGCAAAGCCGCCGGGGCCTAGTATAGGTAAAAAGATATTTTATTTCTTATTCAAATGA
- a CDS encoding FtsX-like permease family protein encodes MDYRILLAKRMLFHRKSSLIGALLAVSIGILVIHVNFVIFQGLYDAIVRDTTDYHFGDVYISHEEGYIERSDKSLITWLERMPSVEAATARLSTTATIDVIVAGKDITEHGVFVIGVNPFNDIKASTIHETVGDGQYVFSKNSIVVGNIVVNNLGGIKVGDNVELLITDRWGQDQNKNFLVSGITNSAGGQGADDSVIVHIDTLRDMMARGSDSQYIMVKLNKPSQAGFVRDSFLSAFSSDYIAETIEESADKTLRGFRFGIAMINVIGYFGMMSSAFAIVTIQMMLVNSKTREVGILRVIGARRKDILIIFIIQGMLIGAIGAGTGTAVGVAYTFFAKETNMKFDNSLELEVSYNIGKIVQTAIMAFFLAIAASLYPAYRATKLQPVEAMRSG; translated from the coding sequence ATGGACTATAGAATATTACTAGCCAAACGAATGTTATTTCATAGAAAAAGTAGTTTGATCGGAGCACTATTGGCCGTCAGTATTGGAATACTGGTAATTCATGTAAACTTTGTAATATTTCAAGGGCTCTATGATGCTATTGTCCGTGATACAACTGATTATCATTTTGGTGATGTGTATATTTCACATGAAGAAGGATATATTGAAAGATCAGACAAATCACTAATCACTTGGCTTGAAAGAATGCCATCAGTGGAAGCTGCAACTGCGCGGTTATCAACTACAGCGACGATTGATGTTATAGTTGCAGGTAAAGATATCACAGAACACGGTGTCTTTGTTATTGGGGTAAATCCATTTAATGATATTAAAGCATCTACCATTCATGAAACTGTTGGAGATGGACAATATGTATTTTCAAAAAATTCAATTGTTGTAGGTAATATTGTAGTGAATAATCTAGGCGGTATTAAAGTTGGCGATAATGTGGAATTACTCATTACAGACAGATGGGGTCAAGATCAAAATAAAAATTTTCTAGTTAGTGGAATAACTAATTCTGCTGGAGGACAGGGAGCTGATGATAGTGTTATTGTTCATATAGATACCCTTCGTGACATGATGGCACGTGGCAGTGATTCACAATATATCATGGTAAAATTAAACAAACCCTCACAGGCCGGCTTTGTTCGTGATAGTTTTTTGAGTGCGTTTTCTAGTGACTATATTGCCGAGACTATTGAAGAGTCAGCAGATAAGACACTACGAGGTTTTAGATTTGGTATTGCCATGATTAATGTAATAGGATATTTTGGTATGATGTCTTCAGCATTTGCAATAGTGACTATTCAAATGATGTTGGTAAATAGCAAAACACGTGAGGTAGGAATTCTGAGAGTTATAGGGGCAAGAAGAAAAGATATTCTAATCATATTTATCATTCAAGGAATGCTTATTGGTGCAATTGGAGCCGGTACTGGAACAGCAGTAGGTGTGGCATACACATTCTTTGCAAAAGAGACAAATATGAAATTTGATAACAGTCTAGAGCTTGAAGTCAGTTATAATATTGGGAAAATTGTTCAAACAGCAATAATGGCATTTTTCTTGGCAATTGCTGCATCATTATATCCTGCATACAGAGCAACAAAATTACAACCAGTTGAGGCGATGAGATCTGGCTAG
- a CDS encoding ABC transporter substrate-binding protein: MSLGKKIGIGVAIIVIILAVLLVLEFSFNIDGITXANSSSVMIEKAVTDVTNYSELSGAVSIGMLLPLTGDLSSKGEENAAAGKLGAVTFNEYLDEIDAKWELVLISEDSATNPVIALDKIASLNARGVGIVVGVETSSNVKSVKGYTDSNNMMIISCCSTAPALAIADDSVYRMAPDDSFQGKAISKLVSVEGIESIIIVWRGDVWGDGLSKATKETFQSRGGTVSEGIRYNPESPEFSASTSLLAEQVRGAVDEYGADKVAIVFLAFGEVLQFMQSASNHDILDDVRWFGPDGYTKDYRLVDDPIGREFSSTVQLTTVQVGLSDNDVVPIIEDHVLEVVGRVPNTYAHAVYDSVWLVGLAMLETESADPKVIKSVIRDVAERYDGSIGGSNLNEAGDLASADYDIWGIRDGEWKVVGKYFFTDDSISIN, from the coding sequence TTGAGTTTAGGTAAGAAAATTGGTATAGGAGTAGCTATAATTGTAATAATTTTAGCTGTACTATTAGTATTAGAGTTTTCCTTTAACATAGATGGTATTACTGANGCAAATTCNAGCTCTGTTATGATTGAAAAGGCAGTTACTGACGTAACAAATTATTCTGAATTATCAGGAGCTGTTTCCATAGGAATGCTTTTACCATTAACCGGAGACTTGTCTTCTAAGGGTGAAGAGAATGCAGCAGCTGGTAAACTTGGAGCCGTCACATTTAACGAGTATCTAGATGAGATAGATGCCAAATGGGAGTTGGTATTAATTTCAGAAGATTCTGCTACAAATCCTGTTATAGCATTGGATAAAATAGCTAGTCTTAATGCTAGAGGAGTTGGAATTGTGGTCGGTGTTGAGACTAGTTCAAATGTAAAAAGTGTCAAAGGATATACAGATTCTAATAATATGATGATAATTAGTTGTTGTTCAACTGCACCTGCATTGGCAATTGCAGATGATAGTGTATATCGTATGGCTCCAGATGACAGTTTCCAAGGTAAAGCTATTTCAAAATTAGTGAGTGTTGAAGGAATAGAGAGTATCATCATTGTGTGGAGAGGTGATGTATGGGGTGATGGTCTTAGTAAAGCTACAAAAGAAACATTTCAAAGTAGAGGCGGAACAGTATCAGAAGGAATTCGTTACAATCCTGAATCACCAGAATTTTCAGCGTCTACATCACTACTAGCAGAACAAGTACGAGGAGCTGTAGATGAGTATGGAGCAGACAAGGTAGCAATTGTATTCTTGGCGTTTGGTGAAGTTTTACAATTCATGCAGTCAGCGTCAAATCATGACATACTAGATGATGTAAGATGGTTCGGACCAGACGGTTACACAAAGGATTATAGATTGGTAGATGATCCTATCGGGCGAGAGTTTTCCTCTACAGTACAACTAACTACAGTCCAAGTAGGATTATCAGATAATGATGTAGTTCCAATTATAGAGGATCATGTTTTAGAAGTTGTTGGACGAGTACCAAATACGTACGCTCATGCAGTCTATGACTCTGTATGGTTGGTAGGACTTGCAATGTTAGAGACAGAGAGTGCTGATCCCAAAGTCATAAAGAGTGTGATTAGAGATGTTGCTGAAAGATATGATGGGTCCATTGGAGGCTCTAATCTCAACGAGGCAGGAGATTTGGCTAGTGCAGATTACGACATTTGGGGAATACGTGATGGTGAATGGAAAGTCGTTGGAAAATACTTTTTTACAGATGATTCTATTTCTATCAATTAA